Genomic window (Psychromonas sp. L1A2):
CCATTTTCAGCTTGTTCATCTTTAATGAAACGTAAACCTGTTTCAAATAAACGTACACGACTTTGCTGACGCTTTTGGTTTTTAGACACACTTTCCAATAAACCAGACCACAAACTAACACGCATTGCTGACATGTCTTTAGAAATAGGATTAGGCAAGATAAGCGCATCAGATTCAGGGTGCAATTTTAACTGTTTGTCAGGGTCAACAAAGCTATAAGTGATCGCTTCTTGATATTCGCGATTCACTAATACGTCGCGGATCTTAGACAGTTTTAAACGAGACTCATTATGAGCAGGCATTGTTAATGCGGCTTGAGGAGCAATATTTGGAATATTATTATAACCAAATACACGCGCCACTTCTTCGATTAAATCTTCTTCAATTTCCATATCAAAACGGTAGGTAGGAGCAATTGCTGACCAACCTTCTGCTGTTTCAGAAACAACACAACCTAGTTGCGTTAATATTTTCTGAACACGGTCAGCATCAATTGAAATACCGATTAAACGATCTAACTTACTACGGCGTAACTCGATAGTCGCTTGTTTTGGTAAAGTCGCTTCGTTTACAGCTTCTGTAATTGGACCAACTTCGCCACCACAGATTTCAACTAACAGCTGTGTAGCACGTTCCATTGCCGTTGTTTGTAATACTGGATCCACACCACGTTCATAACGATGTGAAGCGTCAGTATGTAAACCGTAACTACGTGCACGACCAGCAATCGCTAGAGGCGCAAAGAAGGCACTTTCTAAGAAAATATCTGTTGAACCTTCTTGAACACCAGAGTCTTGGCCTCCAAAGATACCAGCCATTGCAAGCGCTTTAGATTGGTCTGCAATCACTAATGTATCAGCGTTTAATTTAACTTCTTTACCGTCTAATAGCGTTAACTTTTCATCTTGCTCTGCAAGGCGAACTTCAATACCACCATCCAGTTTAGTTAAATCAAATGCGTGCATTGGATGACCAAACTCAAGTAATACGTATTGCGTGATATCAACTACAGCATCAACACTGCGCACACCACAACGACGTAGTTTTTCAACCATCCAAAGTGGTGTTGTTGCATTTTGATTAATGCCTTTAATGACACGGCCAAGATAACGTGGACATGCTTCAGGTGCTTGTAAATTAATAGCGACTTGGTCATCAATAGTGACATCAACATTGTTCCAAGTTACTGGTGTTGCTTCAATGCTATTTAATACGGCTACTTCACGAGCAAGACCTGCAATACCTAAACAATCAGCACGGTTTGCTGTTAAATCAACATCAATGATCACGTCATTAAGTTGTAAGTATTCACGAACACATTGACCGATAGGTGCATCTAAAGGTAATTCGATAATCCCTTCTGCACTGTCAGCCATGCCTAACTCTGACTCACTACACAACATACCAAATGATGGTTGACCGCGAAGTTTTGCTTTTTTAATTTTAAAATCGCCCGGTAAAACAGCACCGACAACGGCAACCGCTACTTTTAACCCTAAACGACAGTTTTTAGCGCCACAAACGATATCGATTAATTCATCTTCACCGATATTGATTTTAGTGACTTGTAATTTATCTGCATCAGGATGTGGACCACATTCGACAACTTCACCAACAAGTACTTTACTAAACTCGCCAGCAACAGGCTCTACGTCATCAACTTCAAGACCGGCCATTGTAATTTGGTGCTGTAGTGCTTCAGAACTAATTTCTGGGTTAACCCATTCGCGTAACCAAGCTTCACTGAATTTCATTATTAATAACCCTTATTTGAATTGCTTGAGGAAACGAAGATCGTTTTCAAAGAAAGAACGTAAATCATTTACGCCATAACGCAGCATTGTTAAACGCTCAATACCCATACCAAAAGCAAAACCTGAGTATTTCTCTGGATCAACACCCATCGATTTTAATACGCTTGGGTGTACCATTCCACAACCTAATACTTCTAACCAACCGTTCTTACCTTTCACATCAACTTCAGCAGAAGGTTCAGTGAATGGGAAGTAAGATGGACGGAAACGAATCTCTAAATCTTCTTCAAAGAAGTTATGTAAGAAATCGTTCAAAATACCTTTAAGCTGTCCAAAACTAACGTTTTCAGCAATCATCAAGCCTTCAACCTGATGGAACATTGGTGTGTGTGTTTGGTCGTAATCGTTACGGTAAACACGGCCAGGAGAAATAATACGTACTGGTGGCTCTTGTTTTTCCATCGTACGAATCTGAACACCAGATGTTTGTGTGCGTAATACTAAATCAGGATTAAAATAGAAAGTATCGTGATCAGCACGTGCTGGATGATGAGGCGGAATGTTTAACGCATCAAAGTTATGGTAACCATCTTCAACTTCAGGACCATCTTTAACCTCAAAACCTAATTCACTAAAGAACTCAACAATACGCTCTGTTGTACGTGTTACTGGGTGAATATTACCTTGCTTTGAACCGCGACCAGGTAAAGTGACATCGATAGTTTCAGACGCTAATTTTTCATTTAAAATCGCTTCTTCCATACCCTTTTTACGTTCAACTAAAACAGCTTGAATCGCTTGTTTAGCTTGATTGATCATTTGTCCAGCAGCTGGTTTTTCAGCAGGCGGTAATTTGCCTAAGCCTTTCATTTGTTCAGTCATTAAGCCTTTTTTGCCAAGATACTGTAAACGAATTTCTTCTAATTCATTGGTATCCGCGGCGTTTTCGATCTGTTGTTGCGCATTAGCAACGATTTCATCTAGATGCTGCATTTGATTACTCTACTTTAGACAAGTGATAAAAAATATGGGTGTAATTTTACGCAGTTCAAAATGATATGGCTAGTGCTGAGGACGGTTTGCAGGCGATAAAACGCTGGAATTGAACATTTATTTCACGTTCAAGCCAGCGCTTATTAAAGACAGGTAAAATATAGACTTATAATACCGTCCAAGTTTGCGTTAATAATAGTTTATCTTGGTCATAAAGTTGGCCCGTAAATCGATCGCCTTTATTCACTTTACCAACGCCTTTCGGAGTGCCCGTCATTAATATATCGTTTGTTTCAAAAGACATAAACTCATTAACAGCAACGACTATTTGTGCCGGTTTATAAATCATTAATTCATAATTAGCTTGTTGAATAATGTCATCATTAATTAATAAGACTAAACTTAATGATTCCACTTTATTGTCAATAGCGACAAACTCAGAGAATACCGCTGAAGCATCAAAAGCTTTCGCTCTTTCCCAAGGTAAGCTTTTGCTTTTTAATACACTTTGCACTTCACGTTTAGTCAGGTCTAAGCCAATACCAGCGCCAATAAATTTATTATTTTCTATGATCAAAGACAGCTCAGCTTCATAATGAATGGCATCAACGGCATGTGTTTTGATATCCGTTGAAATAGCAGAATTTGGCTTTACAAAAATAACAGGTTCAGTCGGCACTTCATTATTCAATTCAGCAATATGTTCAACATAGTTACGACCAATACACACTACTTTTGATGGTGTGATTTGTTGTCCATTTAATAATACAGTTTGCATATCAATTTCCTTTTCTCATATTTTATATCAGACCTTTTTATAGGTTTATGCCGATTACATTAAATATGTTATCTAAATTTTGCGCTGGAAAAACAGTCCAATTCAAGGCGTAAATGACCATTACGATAATATTAGCTAACGGTAATCGCCCCTTTGAACAGCGTGAAATAATTATTAGTCGTCACCTCTGCTAACTCATCAAAAGAAACACCTTTTAATTCCGCCACAAATTTAGCAACATCATGAGTATAAGCGGGCTCATTTTCTTGGCCGCGATGTGGAACAGGTGCAAGATAAGGTGAATCGGTTTCAACTAATAATCTATCTAACGGTACCGCTTTAATCACTTCTTGCAGCTCTTTGGCATTTTTGAATGTAACAATGCCAGACACTGAAATATAGAAGCCCATTTTCATTGCTTCTTCCGCCATTTCAATCGACTCAGTAAAACAATGTAATACACCACCGACTTGCTCAGCGCCTTCTTCACGAAGAATATCTAAGGTATCTTGACGTGCACCACGAGTATGGATAATAAGCGGTTTATTAAGCTGTTTAGCCACTCTGATTTGTTTACGAAATGCATCAATCTGCCATTCTTTTGTTTCAGGGGAATAAAAGAAGTCTAATCCAGTTTCACCTACCGCTACGACTTTATCTGAACTTGCATATTCAAGTAATAATGCTTCATCCATTACTGCATCCTTGTATAAAGGATGGACACCACAAGTGCTAGACACTTGTTTATAAGGGGCAATCATTTCAGCCATCGCTGGATAGTCATCTAACGTTACGCAAACACTTAATAAGTGCGTAATGCCTTGTACTTGTGCTTTGTTGATAACGTCTGCAATATTCTTGTGTTTTTCTTTATAATCTAAACGGTCAAGATGACAATGAGAATCTACTAACATGCTTTATTTTCCTTAAATTCATTTTTTATTTTTATCAATAATGCGTTAATCAACAGTTCTTTTTTTAGTGATGAATGACTGGTTAATAAACTACGAGTCTTTAATATTTCAGTACTTAATACACGTAAACTTTTGTAAGAGAGCTGCGCTTGCCAAAGTTGTAATTGTGGCAATGCAAAATAGTAAATAGCATCTTCATTAAGTTGATTATTGTTTAGTTTTAACTTATGAATATCATGTAATAAATGAAAAACCAATAGTAAATTTTGCTCTACGTCTTTAACCAGTAATTGTGAGAATGAGAACAAATGAATAGGTTGATATAACAAATTAAACAACCCTTCAACGCATTGCCGACGTGTATCAAGAGACGCATCTTGTTCAAGCTCTTTTAAGTGATTAAGCAAAGCTAATGGACTATTTTGAAACCAACGCAATACCCCATAATCACTTACTTGATACCCTAGCGCATATAACCAATCGATTAATGTCTGATCATCTGGACTATGTATATGTGTTTGTTGCAAACGACTCAATAATGTCGGCATTAATTGGTGATGGGTACGCGCCAACAAAATAAGGTAACTGTCACCTTGTGGTTCTTCAAGTGTTTTTAATAGTGCATTAGCAGCCGCTTCCGTTAACTGATCAACCCCTTTAATCAAGACCACTTTATTATTGCCTAACTGAGGTCGTTCGTTCAGTTTTTCAGTTAATAAACGTACTTGGTCAATACCAATCGATTTGTTTTTTTCGGCTTCTAACAAATGAAAATCAAGATGATTATTCGCGCTGATTAAACGGCAAGAATGACACTCAAAACAAGCGTCATTTTCTCTTTTATCGGTGCACAATAAAAACTGTGCTAATTGCTTTGCTAACTTATATTTACCAATACCGGCACTACCTGTGAATAATAAACCATGGGCAAAACGCCCTTCATGATAAGTATTTTGTAGCTTTTGATAAAAAGGAGTCAGCCAAGGTGTCGTGACATTATCAAAAATAACCTCAGCATTATCTGTATCTTGCACTTCTTTCATAGTAGGCATTTATAAACTCGCTAACCAAGTATCAAGTTGTTGCTTAATGGCGGTTTCTACGTCAGTAAATGATTGGCTTGCATCAATACAAACCGCGCTCGGTTCATCTGCAACTAATTGCTGAAATACGGCACGAGAGCGATTAAAAAAATCAATGGCTAAACGTTCAATGCGATCTAACTCTCCGCGACCACGTGCTCTGCTTAACCCTAGCTCAGGTTCAATATCTAAAAATAACGTAAAGTCAGCTTTGAAATCACCTAATGCTACTTGTTTAATATCGCGAATAAGATTTAAATCAATCCCGCGACCACCACCTTGATAAGCTAAAGAAGACCAGTTATGGCGATCACCAATAACGACTTTATTGTCTGCCAAAGCGGGTTTTATTTTATGTTCCACTAACTGGACACGAGCAGCGTACATAATTAATAACTCAGCTTTATCGTCTAACTGCTCATCGTCAACGTCCATTTTCACTATATCACGCATTTTTTCAGCTAATACGGTGCCGCCAGGTTCACGCGTCAATTCAATTTTCTGTTCAGAGATACCTTTGCTGATTAACCAGTCTTGAATATATTGAATCGCAGTACTTTTGCCTGCGCCTTCTAAACCTTCAATGACAATAAATTTACCGGCTAATTTTTGTTGTGCTGACATATTACATTCCTCGAATATATTTATTTACAGCACGATTGTGCTCTCTTAAATTTTTTGAGAAATAAGAAGTGCCATCCCCTTTACTCACAAAATATAGGTACTTGGTTGTTGCTGGGTGTAATGCAGCATAAAGCGCTTCTTCACTAGGCATTGCAATCGGTGTTGGCGGTAAACCGTTAATGGTATAAGTGTTATAAGCGGTTTTTTCTTGCAAATCTTTTTTACGAATGCGGCCATTATAACGATCGCCCATGCCGTAAATAACTGTTGGATCAGTTTGTAAACGCATTCCTATTTTTAGACGATTGACAAAAACTGATGAAATCTTATCGCGGTCATTGGCTAAACCACTTTCTTTTTCGATAATTGACGCCATGATCAACGCTTCATAAGGGGTTTTATAAGGTAAGTTTTTGTCTCTTTCCGCCCATAATTTTTCTAATACACGTTGTTGATGAAGATAGGCTTTTTTTACAATACTAAATGCGCTCATATCAGCAGTGTAATGATAAGTTTCAGGGAACAATAACCCTTCTAATTTAGTAGAAGAACTCTCTAAAGCGGTCAATAATTCTTGTTCTGTTTTTTGTAACGGTTGAATGTGCTCGGCATTAGTAAAAATAGCCTGCCAGTCTTTATAAGTACTGCCTTCGACAAAGGTCAATTTAAATTGGAATTCATGCCCACTGGTCAGGATCACCAAAATTTGTTCTAGAGAAGCCCCTTTGGGAAGCTCATAAGTACCAGATTTTATTTTTGTTAATTCAGGTCTTAATTTTGAGATGACCTTCCACCAACGTTGACTATCTAGTAAACCTTGATTGATTAACTGTGGTGCTAAATGAGAGAAATAACTACCATCTGCTAAGGTAAATAATTGTGTTTCTTGTACTCTCGGGGAACCTAAGTAAGTGTCTATTTGTTGTTTTGACCACAGTAATGCTGCGGCTATTATTAAACAGAGAAATAATAAAACGAACCCTATTTTCTTCATCATTGTTGCTGACTTCCTTGCTTAAGTATTACTTGTAATTCAGTTATTCGTTGTAACTGTTGTTGGCTATAACTTTTTTCTTGATATTGTTTCACAGGCACAATCCCCATCAAAGCATTAGATAGAAAAAGACAAGAGGCTTGATTTACATCTTCTAAAGATATTTCTTTTTCGACAACCTTAATGGCACTATGTTGCATAATACGTTCACGCATCACTCCCGCCACACCACAAAAATCTAATTTAGGTGTTACCCATTGACCATTGAGATAAATAAATACATTAGCACTACAGGCTTCAATAACATTTCCAAGCTCATCACAAACTAATCCTTCAACGGCATTTAAAGCTGCGAGTTCTCGTTTAATGAAGACTTGTTCTAATCTTGCTAATGATTTTAAACCAGCAAGTTGTTTATTACGCCCTAGTTGACTAGCGCATTGTACAATATTGATCCCTTGCTGTTGCCATTGTAAATAAGTATCAGGAAAAACGGAAAGGCTGATAATACGCTGAACATCATTACAACCTTCTGCACTGTAACCTCGCCCACCACTTCCCCTGGTCAGCATTAATTTTAATACATAGTGAGGTTGATCCAACACAGCCTTAGCGGCTGTAAAAACTTCTTGTTGAAGTTGCTGCCAATCAATATCAGGAAAAAAAAGACGGGCGCTTCCGTTTTGTAAACGCGCTAGATGAAGTGACCAATCAATGACTTCACCAAACTCAATTTTTATGGTGGAGAATAAACCATCACCATAAGCGAGCCCTCGATCTGCTGCATTAATTTTATTATTTTCTAGTCCGTTAATTAACATCTACTTATCACTAATTTTTATAATTTCATTGATGAAGTTGAGTATACCGATCCTACTTTATTTATAATATGGTTAACGTTTATAAAATTTAGATATAAAAAAACCTGATCGATTAAATCAGGTTTTTAATTGTCTAAAGCATTAGAAAAACTAGATACGTTTAAAGATTAACGTACCGTTTGTTCCACCAAAACCAAATGAATTTGATAATGCATATTCAATGTGTGAAGGACGCGCCTTACCATCGGTAACATAATCTAAATCACAACCTTCGCTTGGATTTTTAAGGTTAATCGTTGGCGGAGCCACTTGATCTTTAATGGCTAATACACTGAAGATTGCTTCAATTGCACCAGCAGCACCTAATAAATGCCCTGTCATTGACTTAGTTGAGCTCATCATCACAGAGTTTGCAGCGTCACCCCAAATACCTTTAACAGCTTGAGTTTCAGCAATATCACCAGCAGGAGTAGAAGTACCGTGTGCATTGATATATTGAATATCAGTAGCTTCGATACCAGCATCTCTAATCGCATTTTTCATTGATAAGGCTGCACCAGCACCACTTTCTGGTGGTGACGTCATATGGTAAGCATCGCCGCTCATACCAAAACCAACAAATTCAGCATAGATTTTTGCGCCACGTGCTTTTGCATGTTCGTATTCTTCAATCACTAATACACCTGCGCCATCACCTAATACAAAACCATCACGTGACTCGTCCCATGGACGACTCGCTGTTTCTGGAGAATCATTGCGTGTAGATAAAGCACGTGCAGCACCAAAGCCACCCATACCCATTTCTGTTGATGCTTTTTCTGCACCACCAACAAACATCACATCAGCATCACCGTATTGAATCATACGAGCACCTAAACCGATACTATGTGTACCTGTTGTACAGGCTGTTGTTACTGCAATATTAGGACCTTTTAGGCCTTTATTGATAGAAACATGACCAGAAATCATATTAATAATAGTAGCAGGTACAAAGAATGGGCTGATTTTACGAGGACCACTTTTTGCAAAGTTATCTTTATTCGCTTCGATAATACCTAAACCACCGATACCAGAACCGATCGCAACACCAATACGCTCTGCATTTTCATCAGTCACTTCAAGACCTGAATCTTGAAATGCTTGCTCAGCAGCAGCAACACCATACTGGATAAATAAATCCATTTTACGCGCTTCTTTCTTTGGCATATATTCTTCGACATTAAAGTCTTTGATTAGGCCAGCAAACTTAGTGGAGAATTTTTCAGTATCAAAATGTTCGATATTTGAAATCCCACTTTTGCCTGCTTGTACTGCCTGCCATGATTGCTCTACCGTATTGCCGACTGGCGATATCATACCTAAACCGGTTACTACAACTCGACGCTTTGACACTAGACTCTCCTAAATGAAGCTTTAAAAACAATAACTAAACACTTTCTATAAAATACTTAGATATTATTTCAAATTAATTATTGTTGGTTGGAAAAATTTATCTTTAGAACACTTTTTATTGTCAGAAAAATTTATCTTTAGAAAACTTTATCTTTAGAAAACAAAAGGCGGTCAGAAGACCGCCTTTTAGAAATTTTCTACACATTAAAGTGAAGAATTAACCGTTGTTAACAACGTAATCAATAGCAGATTGAACAGTAGTGATTTTCTCTGCTTCGTCATCTGGGATCTCTGTATCGAATTCTTCTTCAAGAGCCATTACAAGCTCAACTGTGTCTAGTGAATCAGCACCAAGATCGTCAACGAAAGAAGCTTCGTTTTTAACTTCGTCAAGTTGAACACCTAACTGTTCAACGATGATGTTTTTTACGCGTTCTTCGATATTGCTCATTTTTTATCTTCCTTTGTAATTACGCTTTTGCGTTAAGTTGCGGTAGTTTATTCTATCGCGTTTAATATTCAAGTATTCTATCACTGGTTAGACCAGTATTTTAAGATTTTAATCAATAAATTAGTAGAATATCTATCTTTTTTTAGCTTAATTGCTTAACAGAGTTTGTCAACAACTAGACCATGTACATACCACCGTTAACATGAATAGTTTCACCGGTGATATAAGCAGCGCCTTCAGAAGCTAAAAACACAACTGTAGCAGCGATTTCTTTAGGATCGCCTAAACGACCTGCAGGCACATTTGTTAATGTTGCGGCACGTTGATCTTCATTCAACGCTTTAGTCATATCAGTTTCGATAAAACCTGGCGCCACTGTATTAACAGTAATACCACGACTTGCAACTTCACGTGCTAAAGATTTAGTAAAACCAATTACACCAGCTTTTGCAGCAGCATAGTTAGCTTGACCAGCATTACCCATTGTACCTACTACTGAACCAATATTAATAATTCGACCAGCGCGCTTCTTCATCATAGGACGAAGTGCCGCTTTACTCAATTTAAAAATAGGTGTTAAGTTAGTACCGATAATGTCATCCCATTCTGCATCTTTCATGCGCATTAATAGGTTGTCACGCGTGATACCAGCATTGTTAACTAATACGTCAACACTACCGAATTCTTTCTTAATCTCAGCAAATAGTCCATCTATTGATTCAGTTTCAGTCACGTTTAATACAAAACCTTTACCTGCATCACCTAAATATTCACTAATCGCAGCAGCGCCACTTTCGCTAGTTGCTGTACCCAGTACCGTTGCACCTAATGCAACAAAACTTTCAGCAATTGCACGCCCAATACCACGACTTGCACCAGTGATTAATACTACTTGATCTTGCATACTCATCATTATTCTCCTTTAACAGCAGCTAATGCAGCCGCTAAACTTGCTGTGTCATTAATTGCTTGTGCCGTAAAACTTTTATCGATACGACGAACTAAACCGCTTAATACTTTTCCAGGACCCGCTTCAACTTGTAAGTTAATGCCTTTCTCTGCCATTTTAACGATAATATCTGTCCAACGAACTGGGCAGTATAATTGACGAACCAATGCATCTTTAATTTTGTCAGCATCCGTTTCAATTGCGACATCAACATTGTTAATAACAGATATCGTTGGTGTATTAAATTGTACTGTTTGTAATGCAATTGCCAACTCATCTGCGGCAGGTTTCATTAATGCACAGTGTGAAGGAACAGAAACGG
Coding sequences:
- the pheT gene encoding phenylalanine--tRNA ligase subunit beta, encoding MKFSEAWLREWVNPEISSEALQHQITMAGLEVDDVEPVAGEFSKVLVGEVVECGPHPDADKLQVTKINIGEDELIDIVCGAKNCRLGLKVAVAVVGAVLPGDFKIKKAKLRGQPSFGMLCSESELGMADSAEGIIELPLDAPIGQCVREYLQLNDVIIDVDLTANRADCLGIAGLAREVAVLNSIEATPVTWNNVDVTIDDQVAINLQAPEACPRYLGRVIKGINQNATTPLWMVEKLRRCGVRSVDAVVDITQYVLLEFGHPMHAFDLTKLDGGIEVRLAEQDEKLTLLDGKEVKLNADTLVIADQSKALAMAGIFGGQDSGVQEGSTDIFLESAFFAPLAIAGRARSYGLHTDASHRYERGVDPVLQTTAMERATQLLVEICGGEVGPITEAVNEATLPKQATIELRRSKLDRLIGISIDADRVQKILTQLGCVVSETAEGWSAIAPTYRFDMEIEEDLIEEVARVFGYNNIPNIAPQAALTMPAHNESRLKLSKIRDVLVNREYQEAITYSFVDPDKQLKLHPESDALILPNPISKDMSAMRVSLWSGLLESVSKNQKRQQSRVRLFETGLRFIKDEQAENGIRQQAMLSGVIIGNVNDEHWSIETRVADFFDLKADLEAVLDLTVDDASFEFKAEKHSALHPGQSAGIYRNGVNVGYIGSLHPSLKKPFALNGQAIVFEIEIDAVLTRQLPQAGDISKFPANSRDLAFVVDDQVNAGKVLKFIEKIGGSQLVSINLFDVYKGQGVEDGKKSLAIGLILQDATRTLEEQEIADSVNLIVEAVSTEFHASLRD
- the pheS gene encoding phenylalanine--tRNA ligase subunit alpha — its product is MQHLDEIVANAQQQIENAADTNELEEIRLQYLGKKGLMTEQMKGLGKLPPAEKPAAGQMINQAKQAIQAVLVERKKGMEEAILNEKLASETIDVTLPGRGSKQGNIHPVTRTTERIVEFFSELGFEVKDGPEVEDGYHNFDALNIPPHHPARADHDTFYFNPDLVLRTQTSGVQIRTMEKQEPPVRIISPGRVYRNDYDQTHTPMFHQVEGLMIAENVSFGQLKGILNDFLHNFFEEDLEIRFRPSYFPFTEPSAEVDVKGKNGWLEVLGCGMVHPSVLKSMGVDPEKYSGFAFGMGIERLTMLRYGVNDLRSFFENDLRFLKQFK
- a CDS encoding fumarylacetoacetate hydrolase family protein — protein: MQTVLLNGQQITPSKVVCIGRNYVEHIAELNNEVPTEPVIFVKPNSAISTDIKTHAVDAIHYEAELSLIIENNKFIGAGIGLDLTKREVQSVLKSKSLPWERAKAFDASAVFSEFVAIDNKVESLSLVLLINDDIIQQANYELMIYKPAQIVVAVNEFMSFETNDILMTGTPKGVGKVNKGDRFTGQLYDQDKLLLTQTWTVL
- a CDS encoding TatD family hydrolase, coding for MLVDSHCHLDRLDYKEKHKNIADVINKAQVQGITHLLSVCVTLDDYPAMAEMIAPYKQVSSTCGVHPLYKDAVMDEALLLEYASSDKVVAVGETGLDFFYSPETKEWQIDAFRKQIRVAKQLNKPLIIHTRGARQDTLDILREEGAEQVGGVLHCFTESIEMAEEAMKMGFYISVSGIVTFKNAKELQEVIKAVPLDRLLVETDSPYLAPVPHRGQENEPAYTHDVAKFVAELKGVSFDELAEVTTNNYFTLFKGAITVS
- the holB gene encoding DNA polymerase III subunit delta', which gives rise to MPTMKEVQDTDNAEVIFDNVTTPWLTPFYQKLQNTYHEGRFAHGLLFTGSAGIGKYKLAKQLAQFLLCTDKRENDACFECHSCRLISANNHLDFHLLEAEKNKSIGIDQVRLLTEKLNERPQLGNNKVVLIKGVDQLTEAAANALLKTLEEPQGDSYLILLARTHHQLMPTLLSRLQQTHIHSPDDQTLIDWLYALGYQVSDYGVLRWFQNSPLALLNHLKELEQDASLDTRRQCVEGLFNLLYQPIHLFSFSQLLVKDVEQNLLLVFHLLHDIHKLKLNNNQLNEDAIYYFALPQLQLWQAQLSYKSLRVLSTEILKTRSLLTSHSSLKKELLINALLIKIKNEFKENKAC
- the tmk gene encoding dTMP kinase, whose amino-acid sequence is MSAQQKLAGKFIVIEGLEGAGKSTAIQYIQDWLISKGISEQKIELTREPGGTVLAEKMRDIVKMDVDDEQLDDKAELLIMYAARVQLVEHKIKPALADNKVVIGDRHNWSSLAYQGGGRGIDLNLIRDIKQVALGDFKADFTLFLDIEPELGLSRARGRGELDRIERLAIDFFNRSRAVFQQLVADEPSAVCIDASQSFTDVETAIKQQLDTWLASL
- the mltG gene encoding endolytic transglycosylase MltG; protein product: MMKKIGFVLLFLCLIIAAALLWSKQQIDTYLGSPRVQETQLFTLADGSYFSHLAPQLINQGLLDSQRWWKVISKLRPELTKIKSGTYELPKGASLEQILVILTSGHEFQFKLTFVEGSTYKDWQAIFTNAEHIQPLQKTEQELLTALESSSTKLEGLLFPETYHYTADMSAFSIVKKAYLHQQRVLEKLWAERDKNLPYKTPYEALIMASIIEKESGLANDRDKISSVFVNRLKIGMRLQTDPTVIYGMGDRYNGRIRKKDLQEKTAYNTYTINGLPPTPIAMPSEEALYAALHPATTKYLYFVSKGDGTSYFSKNLREHNRAVNKYIRGM
- the pabC gene encoding aminodeoxychorismate lyase, whose amino-acid sequence is MLINGLENNKINAADRGLAYGDGLFSTIKIEFGEVIDWSLHLARLQNGSARLFFPDIDWQQLQQEVFTAAKAVLDQPHYVLKLMLTRGSGGRGYSAEGCNDVQRIISLSVFPDTYLQWQQQGINIVQCASQLGRNKQLAGLKSLARLEQVFIKRELAALNAVEGLVCDELGNVIEACSANVFIYLNGQWVTPKLDFCGVAGVMRERIMQHSAIKVVEKEISLEDVNQASCLFLSNALMGIVPVKQYQEKSYSQQQLQRITELQVILKQGSQQQ
- the fabF gene encoding beta-ketoacyl-ACP synthase II; this translates as MSKRRVVVTGLGMISPVGNTVEQSWQAVQAGKSGISNIEHFDTEKFSTKFAGLIKDFNVEEYMPKKEARKMDLFIQYGVAAAEQAFQDSGLEVTDENAERIGVAIGSGIGGLGIIEANKDNFAKSGPRKISPFFVPATIINMISGHVSINKGLKGPNIAVTTACTTGTHSIGLGARMIQYGDADVMFVGGAEKASTEMGMGGFGAARALSTRNDSPETASRPWDESRDGFVLGDGAGVLVIEEYEHAKARGAKIYAEFVGFGMSGDAYHMTSPPESGAGAALSMKNAIRDAGIEATDIQYINAHGTSTPAGDIAETQAVKGIWGDAANSVMMSSTKSMTGHLLGAAGAIEAIFSVLAIKDQVAPPTINLKNPSEGCDLDYVTDGKARPSHIEYALSNSFGFGGTNGTLIFKRI
- the acpP gene encoding acyl carrier protein, with translation MSNIEERVKNIIVEQLGVQLDEVKNEASFVDDLGADSLDTVELVMALEEEFDTEIPDDEAEKITTVQSAIDYVVNNG
- the fabG gene encoding 3-oxoacyl-ACP reductase FabG; amino-acid sequence: MSMQDQVVLITGASRGIGRAIAESFVALGATVLGTATSESGAAAISEYLGDAGKGFVLNVTETESIDGLFAEIKKEFGSVDVLVNNAGITRDNLLMRMKDAEWDDIIGTNLTPIFKLSKAALRPMMKKRAGRIINIGSVVGTMGNAGQANYAAAKAGVIGFTKSLAREVASRGITVNTVAPGFIETDMTKALNEDQRAATLTNVPAGRLGDPKEIAATVVFLASEGAAYITGETIHVNGGMYMV